A genomic segment from Glycine soja cultivar W05 chromosome 20, ASM419377v2, whole genome shotgun sequence encodes:
- the LOC114401552 gene encoding uncharacterized protein LOC114401552 — MNTQMEISSGGCSPRIRSEYSRKEGSEGTPFQHMELSDRDRNFQVQSMNALEILRETVRILRFNSWGFMAIAFMLICPVSAVLLSNVIVDESIVKNLSIRLMLVAQTSGLPLRPIIKQSCQRFAETVVSSAMCFPFYATLLLLSKAAVVYSVDCTYSRKKFDASKFCVIVAKFWRKILFTYMWVCTVIVCCITLFCVFLVAFCSALAVLGFLPDVVVYCAMLVGLVFSVVFANAIIICNIAMVISVLEDVSGAQAMLRSSILIKGQTQVGLLIFLGSTIGMAFVEGLFEHRVKTLSYGDGSSRVWEGPLLVVMYSFVVLIDSMMSAVFYFSCRSSNMEISDVEGKSILETMAISAESMGIQ; from the coding sequence atgaacaCCCAAATGGAGATTTCCAGTGGAGGTTGTTCTCCTAGGATTAGGTCTGAATATTCAAGAAAAGAGGGATCCGAGGGAACCCCTTTTCAGCACATGGAACTCTCTGATCGTGATCGCAATTTCCAAGTCCAATCGATGAACGCTTTGGAAATTCTGAGAGAAACCGTCAGGATCCTTAGGTTCAATTCGTGGGGTTTCATGGCAATCGCTTTTATGCTTATTTGTCCTGTTTCTGCTGTGCTTTTATCTAATGTAATAGTGGATGAGTCTATTGTCAAGAATCTGTCCATCAGACTTATGTTGGTTGCACAGACTAGTGGTCTCCCTCTCAGACCAATCATCAAACAGTCTTGTCAGCGGTTCGCGGAGACCGTGGTTTCATCGGCCATGTGCTTTCCTTTCTATGctacgttgttgttgttgtcaaaGGCTGCGGTCGTCTACTCCGTAGATTGTACTTATTCGAGGAAGAAGTTCGATGCTTCCAAGTTTTGTGTGATTGTTGCCAAGTTTTGGAGGAAGATCCTGTTCACATATATGTGGGTGTGTACGGTTATAGTTTGCTGCATTACATTGTTCTGTGTTTTCCTTGTTGCGTTCTGCAGTGCTTTGGCTGTTCTTGGGTTTTTACCAGATGTTGTTGTGTATTGTGCAATGCTGGTTGGGCTGGTTTTCTCGGTTGTCTTTGCCAATGCCATAATCATCTGCAACATTGCGATGGTGATCTCGGTGTTGGAGGATGTTTCGGGAGCGCAGGCTATGCTTCGGTCAAGTATTTTGATCAAGGGTCAGACGCAGGTGGGTCTGCTGATATTTCTCGGATCAACGATAGGAATGGCCTTTGTGGAGGGCTTGTTTGAGCACAGAGTAAAGACACTGAGCTATGGTGATGGATCTTCGAGAGTGTGGGAAGGGCCGCTCTTGGTGGTAATGTATTCATTTGTGGTGCTTATAGATTCCATGATGAGTGCAGTTTTCTATTTCAGTTGTAGATCTTCTAACATGGAGATCTCAGATGTTGAAGGCAAGTCAATTTTAGAAACTATGGCCATTTCTGCTGAATCAATGGGCATTCAATGA